From Hevea brasiliensis isolate MT/VB/25A 57/8 unplaced genomic scaffold, ASM3005281v1 Scaf210, whole genome shotgun sequence, one genomic window encodes:
- the LOC110662057 gene encoding uncharacterized protein LOC110662057 encodes MPSYAKFLKEILSNKRKLDDYETMALTEEYSAILQNKLPPKLKDPRRFLIPHLIGNMNIDKALCDLEAKMEGVQIPIIYGGPFLATAKAIIYVKNGRLTLKVGEEEVELNLFHAMKQMLETDKSSKS; translated from the exons ATGCCATCATATGCTAAGTTCTTAAAGGAGATATTATCAAATAAAAGGAAGCTTGATGACTATGAGACAATGGCTCTCACAGAGGAATACAGTGCAATCTTGCAGAACAAATTGCCTCCAAAGCTAAAAGACCCTAGAAGATTCTTAATACCTCATCTCATTGGCAACATGAACATTGATAAGGCCCTTTGTGACTTAGAAGCAA AAATGGAAGGTGTTCAAATTCCCATTATCTATGGAGGACCTTTCTTAGCAACTGCTAAAGCAATCATATATGTCAAAAATGGGCGGTTGACTCTCAAAgtgggagaagaagaagtggagctCAACTTGTTTCATGCCATGAAACAAATGCTAGAAACGGACAAGTCATCTAAGAGTTAA